In Asterias rubens chromosome 15, eAstRub1.3, whole genome shotgun sequence, a genomic segment contains:
- the LOC117300077 gene encoding organic cation transporter protein-like, with protein MDVDVVFKFLGNSGLLQNVNFFMFSFSTLISPLHMVGAALTVGQPDDYRCKTPTGFTANQTIPYYVNDNGLIEYDRCHLYEVVNGSISSNLTGCTYGYDYETTNGETSVVSDLNLVCGESLLGGAMQSIMHVGTIVGSFILGQISDTVGRRKTLMVSLFGLGVCGTAVAFLWNYTVMAVLYFIIGFWTAGVLTSGYVRAIEMFPTKKRMVGHMINGLMYGSGVLLVSPLAYMFPNWRHFQLAVSLPCFVLVPCIWFCYESLRWLVQKGRFKEADKIISRIAKSKQLSYTGYQNLPTVDEMEKIPMEIIKNTDSKPVQNGGSHRKVADEKCSSLPTGRGNSISSMSSSHHIPSMARKRSRRYSVVDLFTTRFMAMQTLIVFLCWFTGSSVYFGLIINTSNLAGNKYLTFFLMSLFEMSCYPVDFFVMKRFGRKRPLITNFIGSGVASLIVAFTPKQTESGVSLVALIVATSIIGRYFAAAVFDITYLISVEIFPTVLRNIGLGTCVTVGRVGGVIAPFVVYLNTVSGWLPLTIFGAISITSGLLVSLLPETRHTRLPETFEDAVQLADKGRAKFEPIPEHV; from the exons ATGGATGTCGACGTCGTCTTCAAATTTCTCGGTAACTCCGGGCTGTTGCAGAATGTCAACTTTTTCATGTTCAGTTTTTCCACGTTAATCTCACCACTTCACATGGTCGGGGCGGCGCTGACGGTGGGCCAACCCGACGACTACCGATGCAAGACACCCACTGGCTTCACTGCAAACCAGACGATTCCCTACTACGTGAACGACAACGGGCTAATCGAATATGATAGATGTCATTTGTACGAGGTTGTGAACGGTAGCATCAGTTCGAACTTGACGGGGTGCACGTATGGATATGACTACGAAACGACCAACGGGGAGACGAGTGTGGTGTCGGAT TTGAATCTCGTCTGCGGCGAAAGCCTGTTAGGCGGTGCCATGCAGTCCATAATGCACGTCGGGACCATAGTGGGTTCATTCATCCTGGGCCAGATATCGGACACCGTGGGACGGCGTAAGACACTCATGGTGTCCCTCTTCGGCCTCGGAGTATGCGGGACTGCTGTTGCCTTCCTATGGAACTACACTGTGATGGCTGTGTTGTACTTCATCATTGGATTCTGGACAGCG GGCGTCTTGACGAGCGGCTACGTTCGAGCAATCGAGATGTTCCCAACGAAGAAGAGGATGGTAGGTCACATGATCAACGGACTCATGTACGGGTCGGGTGTACTTCTCGTCTCACCATTGGCTTATATGTTTCCGAACTGGCGCCATTTTCAACTCGCTGTGTCGTTGCCGTGCTTCGTTCTCGTCCCTTGCATCTG GTTTTGCTACGAGTCCCTGAGGTGGCTGGTCCAGAAGGGACGCTTCAAAGAAGCCGACAAAATCATCTCAAGAATCGCAAAGTCGAAACAGCTCAGCTACACCGGATATCAGAACCTCCCCACAGTAGACGAAATGGAAAAGATTCCCATGGAGATTATTAAGAACACGGACTCCAAACCCGTTCAAAATGGCGGGAGTCACAGAAAAGTTGCAGACGAGAAGTGTTCCAGTTTACCGACAGGTCGGGGAAATTCAATTTCGAGCATGTCGTCGAGTCATCACATACCGTCCATGGCGAGGAAACGCTCCCGTAGGTACTCGGTGGTGGACCTCTTCACCACCCGATTCATGGCAATGCAGACGCTGATCGTTTTCTTGTGCTG GTTTACAGGCAGCAGTGTTTACTTTGGTTTGATCATCAACACTTCAAATTTAGCCGGGAATAAATATCTAACCTTCTTTTTGATGTCCCTGTTTGAGATGTCCTGTTATCCTGTTGATTTCTTCGTCATGAAAAG ATTTGGAAGAAAGCGACCGCTCATAACAAACTTCATAGGATCAGGCGTGGCATCACTAATCGTTGCATTCACACCAAAACAGACAG aGAGCGGAGTGAGTCTTGTAGCCCTTATTGTCGCCACTTCAATTATTGGAAGATACTTCGCTGCAGCCGTCTTCGATATCACATATCTTATTTCAGTGGAAATTTTCCCAACGGTTTTACG AAACATCGGCTTAGGGACTTGCGTTACTGTTGGACGGGTTGGAGGTGTCATAGCTCCCTTCGTTGTTTATCTG AACACAGTGAGTGGCTGGTTACCGCTGACGATATTTGGTGCAATCTCCATCACCTCCGGTCTGCTAGTATCCCTACTACCGGAAACACGTCATACACGCCTTCCGGAAACGTTTGAAGATGCCGTCCAACTGGCTGACAAAGGTCGCGCCAAATTTGAGCCCATTCCCGAGCATGTGTAG